The proteins below are encoded in one region of Chrysemys picta bellii isolate R12L10 chromosome 4, ASM1138683v2, whole genome shotgun sequence:
- the ACTN1 gene encoding alpha-actinin-1 isoform X6, whose product MISFPLLSFPYTESLKAETAANRICKVLAVNQENEQLMEDYEKLASDLLEWIRRTIPWLENRAPENTMQAMQQKLEDFRDYRRLHKPPKVQEKCQLEINFNTLQTKLRLSNRPAFMPSEGKMVSDINNAWGGLEQAEKGYEEWLLNEIRRLERLDHLAEKFRQKASIHESWTDGKEVMLQQKDYETATLSEIKALLKKHEAFESDLAAHQDRVEQIAAIAQELNELDYYDSPSVNARCQKICDQWDNLGALTQKRREALERTEKLLETIDQLYLEYAKRAAPFNNWMEGAMEDLQDTFIVHTIEEIQGLTTAHEQFKATLPDADKERQAILGIHNEVSKIVQTYHVNMAGTNPYTTITPQEINGKWDNVRQLVPRRDQALMEEHTRQQQNERLRKQFGAQANVIGPWIQTKMEEIGRISIEMHGTLEDQLNHLRQYEKSIINYKPKIDQLEGDHQQIQEALIFDNKHTNYTMEHIRVGWEQLLTTIARTINEVENQILTRDAKGISQEQMNEFRASFNHFDRDHSGTLGPEEFKACLISLGYDIGNDAQGEAEFARIMSIVDPNRLGVVTFQAFIDFMSRETADTDTADQVMASFKILAGDKNYITVDELRRELPPDQAEYCIARMAPYSGPDAVPGALDYMSFSTALYGESDL is encoded by the exons ATGATCAGCTTTCCGCTTCTTTCATTCCCTTATACTGAGTCTTTAAAG GCGGAGACAGCAGCCAATCGTATCTGCAAGGTGTTGGCAGTCAATCAGGAGAATGAACAGCTCATGGAAGACTATGAAAAGCTGGCCAGTGAC TTGCTGGAATGGATCCGCCGCACCATTCCCTGGCTGGAGAATCGGGCGCCCGAGAACACCATGCAAGCCATGCAGCAGAAACTGGAGGACTTCCGGGACTACCGTCGCCTGCACAAGCCCCCCAAGGTCCAGGAGAAGTGCCAACTTGAAATCAATTTCAATACCTTGCAGACCAAGCTGCGGCTCAGCAACAGGCCGGCATTCATGCCTTCAGAGGGGAAAATGGTCTCG GACATAAACAATGCATGGGGAGGCCTAGAGCAGGCTGAGAAAGGCTATGAGGAATGGCTGTTGAATGAGATCCGAAGGCTAGAGAGGCTGGACCACCTGGCTGAGAAGTTCCGGCAGAAAGCTTCCATTCACGAGTCCTGGACAGATG GTAAGGAGGTAATGCTGCAGCAGAAGGATTATGAAACTGCTACCTTGTCAGAGATCAAGGCCCTGCTGAAGAAACATGAGGCCTTCGAAAGCGACCTAGCTGCTCACCAGGACCGTGTGGAGCAGATTGCTGCTATTGCACAAGAACTCAA TGAGCTGGATTATTACGACTCACCAAGTGTCAACGCCAGGTGCCAGAAGATATGTGACCaatgggacaatctgggtgcttTAACCCAGAAACGTAGAGAGGCCTTGGAG AGGACAGAGAAGCTGCTGGAGACAATTGACCAGCTATACCTGGAATATGCAAAACGAGCCGCCCCTTTCAATAACTGGATGGAGGGGGCCATGGAGGATCTGCAGGACACCTTCATTGTTCATACCATAGAGGAGATCCAG GGATTGACCACCGCCCATGAACAGTTCAAGGCCACTTTGCCAGATGCCGACAAGGAGCGACAGGCCATCCTGGGGATCCACAATGAAGTCTCAAAGATTGTCCAGACCTACCATGTCAACAtggcaggaaccaatccctacaCTACCATAACCCCACAggaaatcaatggcaaatggGACAAC GTGCGGCAGTTAGTTCCCCGAAGGGATCAAGCCCTGATGGAAGAGCACACACGCCAGCAACAAAATGAACGACTCCGCAAACAGTTTGGTGCACAGGCTAATGTCATTGGACCCTGGATCCAAACCAAGATGGAG GAGATCGGCCGCATTTCCATAGAGATGCATGGGACCCTGGAGGACCAGCTCAACCACCTGCGGCAGTACGAGAAGAGCATTATTAATTACAAACCAAAGATTGACCAGCTGGAGGGAGACCACCAGCAGATTCAGGAGGCACTCATCTTTGACAACAAGCACACCAACTATACCATGGAG CATATCCGAGTGGGCTGGGAGCAGTTGCTTACAACAATTGCTAGAACCATCAATGAAGTGGAAAATCAGATTCTGACCCGTGATGCCAAAGGAATCAGCCAGGAGCAGATGAATGAATTCCGGGCCTCCTTTAACCATTTTGACAGG GATCACTCCGGCACACTTGGCCCTGAGGAATTCAAAGCCTGCCTCATCAGCTTGGGTTACGATATTGGAAACGATGCACAG GGAGAAGCAGAGTTTGCCCGCATCATGAGCATTGTAGATCCCAACCGCTTGGGAGTAGTGACATTCCAGGCCTTCATCGACTTCATGTCCCGGGAAACAGCAGATACTGATACTGCTGACCAGGTCATGGCTTCCTTCAAGATCCTGGCTGGAGACAAG
- the ACTN1 gene encoding alpha-actinin-1 isoform X5, translating to MTYVSCYYHAFSGAQKAETAANRICKVLAVNQENEQLMEDYEKLASDLLEWIRRTIPWLENRAPENTMQAMQQKLEDFRDYRRLHKPPKVQEKCQLEINFNTLQTKLRLSNRPAFMPSEGKMVSDINNAWGGLEQAEKGYEEWLLNEIRRLERLDHLAEKFRQKASIHESWTDGKEVMLQQKDYETATLSEIKALLKKHEAFESDLAAHQDRVEQIAAIAQELNELDYYDSPSVNARCQKICDQWDNLGALTQKRREALERTEKLLETIDQLYLEYAKRAAPFNNWMEGAMEDLQDTFIVHTIEEIQGLTTAHEQFKATLPDADKERQAILGIHNEVSKIVQTYHVNMAGTNPYTTITPQEINGKWDNVRQLVPRRDQALMEEHTRQQQNERLRKQFGAQANVIGPWIQTKMEEIGRISIEMHGTLEDQLNHLRQYEKSIINYKPKIDQLEGDHQQIQEALIFDNKHTNYTMEHIRVGWEQLLTTIARTINEVENQILTRDAKGISQEQMNEFRASFNHFDRDHSGTLGPEEFKACLISLGYDIGNDAQGEAEFARIMSIVDPNRLGVVTFQAFIDFMSRETADTDTADQVMASFKILAGDKNYITVDELRRELPPDQAEYCIARMAPYSGPDAVPGALDYMSFSTALYGESDL from the exons ATGACCTATGTTTCATGTTACTACCACGCCTTCTCAGGTGCGCAGAAG GCGGAGACAGCAGCCAATCGTATCTGCAAGGTGTTGGCAGTCAATCAGGAGAATGAACAGCTCATGGAAGACTATGAAAAGCTGGCCAGTGAC TTGCTGGAATGGATCCGCCGCACCATTCCCTGGCTGGAGAATCGGGCGCCCGAGAACACCATGCAAGCCATGCAGCAGAAACTGGAGGACTTCCGGGACTACCGTCGCCTGCACAAGCCCCCCAAGGTCCAGGAGAAGTGCCAACTTGAAATCAATTTCAATACCTTGCAGACCAAGCTGCGGCTCAGCAACAGGCCGGCATTCATGCCTTCAGAGGGGAAAATGGTCTCG GACATAAACAATGCATGGGGAGGCCTAGAGCAGGCTGAGAAAGGCTATGAGGAATGGCTGTTGAATGAGATCCGAAGGCTAGAGAGGCTGGACCACCTGGCTGAGAAGTTCCGGCAGAAAGCTTCCATTCACGAGTCCTGGACAGATG GTAAGGAGGTAATGCTGCAGCAGAAGGATTATGAAACTGCTACCTTGTCAGAGATCAAGGCCCTGCTGAAGAAACATGAGGCCTTCGAAAGCGACCTAGCTGCTCACCAGGACCGTGTGGAGCAGATTGCTGCTATTGCACAAGAACTCAA TGAGCTGGATTATTACGACTCACCAAGTGTCAACGCCAGGTGCCAGAAGATATGTGACCaatgggacaatctgggtgcttTAACCCAGAAACGTAGAGAGGCCTTGGAG AGGACAGAGAAGCTGCTGGAGACAATTGACCAGCTATACCTGGAATATGCAAAACGAGCCGCCCCTTTCAATAACTGGATGGAGGGGGCCATGGAGGATCTGCAGGACACCTTCATTGTTCATACCATAGAGGAGATCCAG GGATTGACCACCGCCCATGAACAGTTCAAGGCCACTTTGCCAGATGCCGACAAGGAGCGACAGGCCATCCTGGGGATCCACAATGAAGTCTCAAAGATTGTCCAGACCTACCATGTCAACAtggcaggaaccaatccctacaCTACCATAACCCCACAggaaatcaatggcaaatggGACAAC GTGCGGCAGTTAGTTCCCCGAAGGGATCAAGCCCTGATGGAAGAGCACACACGCCAGCAACAAAATGAACGACTCCGCAAACAGTTTGGTGCACAGGCTAATGTCATTGGACCCTGGATCCAAACCAAGATGGAG GAGATCGGCCGCATTTCCATAGAGATGCATGGGACCCTGGAGGACCAGCTCAACCACCTGCGGCAGTACGAGAAGAGCATTATTAATTACAAACCAAAGATTGACCAGCTGGAGGGAGACCACCAGCAGATTCAGGAGGCACTCATCTTTGACAACAAGCACACCAACTATACCATGGAG CATATCCGAGTGGGCTGGGAGCAGTTGCTTACAACAATTGCTAGAACCATCAATGAAGTGGAAAATCAGATTCTGACCCGTGATGCCAAAGGAATCAGCCAGGAGCAGATGAATGAATTCCGGGCCTCCTTTAACCATTTTGACAGG GATCACTCCGGCACACTTGGCCCTGAGGAATTCAAAGCCTGCCTCATCAGCTTGGGTTACGATATTGGAAACGATGCACAG GGAGAAGCAGAGTTTGCCCGCATCATGAGCATTGTAGATCCCAACCGCTTGGGAGTAGTGACATTCCAGGCCTTCATCGACTTCATGTCCCGGGAAACAGCAGATACTGATACTGCTGACCAGGTCATGGCTTCCTTCAAGATCCTGGCTGGAGACAAG